Proteins from one Falco naumanni isolate bFalNau1 chromosome 2, bFalNau1.pat, whole genome shotgun sequence genomic window:
- the ALG5 gene encoding dolichyl-phosphate beta-glucosyltransferase isoform X2: protein MALPLPAAAAALAALPVLLFGLICMIAHVTARKIPAFHRYEEEKFFLNAEGRKESVPSIDDPATKELSVVVPSYNEEDRLPLMMDEALDYLEKRQKQDPSFTYEVIVVNDGSKDQTTKVAMKYCEKYGSDKVRVLSLVKNRGKGGAVRMGVFISRGKKILMADADGATKFADIEKVEEGLENLQPWPNQMAISCGSRAHLEKDSIAKRSYFRTLLMYGFHFLVWFLCVKEIRDTQCGFKLLTRKAASETFSALHIERCRLITYLSKGALGTQSLSWKLNSLHSGQPAPNIPTFKS from the exons ATggcgctgcccctgcccgcagccgccgccgcgctggCGGCACTGCCCGTCCTCCTCTTTGGCCTG ATTTGTATGATTGCTCATGTAACTGCCAGAAAAATACCAGCCTTTCACCGATATGAAGAGGAGAAATTCTTTCTAAATGCTGAAGGCAGGAAAGAATCTGTACCAAGTATAGATGATCCCGCTACAAAGGAACTCTCTGTTGTTGTGCCTTCATACAATGAGGAAGACCGGT TACCTCTTATGATGGATGAAGCTTTGGATTATCTAGAAAAAAGAcag aaacaAGATCCATCATTCACTTATGAAGTAATAGTTGTTAATGATGGTAGTAAAGATCAAACTACAAAG GTTGCAATGAAGTACTGCGAGAAATATGGAAGCGACAAAGTACGAGTGCTTTCTTTGGTAAAAAATCgagggaaaggaggagcagTCAGGATG GGTGTCTTTATTTctcgggggaaaaaaattcttatggCTGATGCAGATGGAGCTACAAAATTTGCAGATATTGAAAAAGTAGAAGAAGGTCTAGAAAATCTTCAGCCTTGGCCT AACCAGATGGCTATTTCCTGTGGTTCTAGAGCTCATCTGGAGAAGGACTCAATAGCAAAG CGCTCTTACTTTCGAACTCTTCTTATGTATGGGTTCCATTTCCTTGTATGGTTTCTCTGTGTCAAAGAAATCAGGGACACGCAGTGTGGATTTAAACTTTTGACCAGAAAAGCTGCCTCGGAGACTTTCTCAGCTCTTCATATAGAACGCTg CAGGCTGATAACATACCTCAGTAAAGGAGCACTAGGAACACAGTCTCTTTCTTGGAAGCTGAACAGCTTACACTCTG GGCAGCCTGCACCTAACATACCCACGTTTAAATCCTGA
- the EXOSC8 gene encoding exosome complex component RRP43, protein MATAFKMVEPLEYYRRFLKENCRPDGRELGEFRATTVNIGSITTADGSALVKLGNTTVVCGVKAELAAPAVDSANKGYIVPNVELPSLCSTKFRSGPPGEEAQAASQFIADVIENSQIIAKEDLCIANGKLAWVLYCDIICLDYDGNILDASAFALLAALKNVQLPSVTINEETGLSEVNLKQKNPLVIRKHPVATSFAIFDDTLLIVDPTAEEEDLASGTVTVVTDEEGRLCSVHKPGGSPLTGDKLQDCITRAITRHKEVKKLIDKVIKSIKPK, encoded by the exons ATGGCGACGGCTTTCAA AATGGTGGAACCATTGGAATATTACAGAAGATTTTTG aaagagaACTGTCGACCTGATGGAAGGGAGTTAGGTGAATTCCGGGCAACTACTGTCAACATAG GTTCAATTACAACTGCGGATGGTTCTGCTCTGGTGAAGTTAGGAAATACTACGGTGGTTTGTGGAGTTAAAGCG gaACTTGCTGCACCTGCAGTAGATTCTGCTAATAAGGGATATATTG TTCCAAATGTAGAATTGCCATCCCTCTGTTCAACGAAGTTTCGCTCTGGACCACCTGGTGAAGAGGCTCAAGCAGCAAGCCAGTTCATTGCAGATGTGATCGAAAA ttcacAGATAATAGCGAAAGAAGATCTATGTATTGCAAACGGCAAG CTTGCTTGGGTGTTATACTGTGATATCATATGTCTGGACTACGATGGAAACATTTTGGATGCCAGTGCCTTTGCTTTATtagcagcattaaaaaatg TACAGTTGCCATCAGTTACAATCAATGAAGAAACTGGTTTAtcagaagttaatttaaaacagaagaatccTTTGGTCATCAGAAAGCATCCGGTTGCCACATCATTCGCTATATTCGATGA caCATTACTCATTGTTGATCCAACTGCTGAAGAAGAAGACTTAGCAAGCGGAACAGTAACTGTTGTAACTGATGAAGAAGGCAGGCTATGTTCTGTCCATAAACCAG GTGGAAGTCCTCTTACAGGAGACAAGCTTCAGGACTGCATCACTAGAGCAATTACAAGACACAAAGAAGTAAAGAAGCTGATagacaaagtaataaaaagtatAAAGCCCAAGTGA
- the ALG5 gene encoding dolichyl-phosphate beta-glucosyltransferase isoform X3, with protein sequence MALPLPAAAAALAALPVLLFGLICMIAHVTARKIPAFHRYEEEKFFLNAEGRKESVPSIDDPATKELSVVVPSYNEEDRLPLMMDEALDYLEKRQKQDPSFTYEVIVVNDGSKDQTTKVAMKYCEKYGSDKVRVLSLVKNRGKGGAVRMGVFISRGKKILMADADGATKFADIEKVEEGLENLQPWPNQMAISCGSRAHLEKDSIAKRSYFRTLLMYGFHFLVWFLCVKEIRDTQCGFKLLTRKAASETFSALHIERWLITYLSKGALGTQSLSWKLNSLHSGQPAPNIPTFKS encoded by the exons ATggcgctgcccctgcccgcagccgccgccgcgctggCGGCACTGCCCGTCCTCCTCTTTGGCCTG ATTTGTATGATTGCTCATGTAACTGCCAGAAAAATACCAGCCTTTCACCGATATGAAGAGGAGAAATTCTTTCTAAATGCTGAAGGCAGGAAAGAATCTGTACCAAGTATAGATGATCCCGCTACAAAGGAACTCTCTGTTGTTGTGCCTTCATACAATGAGGAAGACCGGT TACCTCTTATGATGGATGAAGCTTTGGATTATCTAGAAAAAAGAcag aaacaAGATCCATCATTCACTTATGAAGTAATAGTTGTTAATGATGGTAGTAAAGATCAAACTACAAAG GTTGCAATGAAGTACTGCGAGAAATATGGAAGCGACAAAGTACGAGTGCTTTCTTTGGTAAAAAATCgagggaaaggaggagcagTCAGGATG GGTGTCTTTATTTctcgggggaaaaaaattcttatggCTGATGCAGATGGAGCTACAAAATTTGCAGATATTGAAAAAGTAGAAGAAGGTCTAGAAAATCTTCAGCCTTGGCCT AACCAGATGGCTATTTCCTGTGGTTCTAGAGCTCATCTGGAGAAGGACTCAATAGCAAAG CGCTCTTACTTTCGAACTCTTCTTATGTATGGGTTCCATTTCCTTGTATGGTTTCTCTGTGTCAAAGAAATCAGGGACACGCAGTGTGGATTTAAACTTTTGACCAGAAAAGCTGCCTCGGAGACTTTCTCAGCTCTTCATATAGAACGCTg GCTGATAACATACCTCAGTAAAGGAGCACTAGGAACACAGTCTCTTTCTTGGAAGCTGAACAGCTTACACTCTG GGCAGCCTGCACCTAACATACCCACGTTTAAATCCTGA